One genomic region from Ptychodera flava strain L36383 chromosome 14, AS_Pfla_20210202, whole genome shotgun sequence encodes:
- the LOC139150703 gene encoding sodium-coupled monocarboxylate transporter 1-like: MAPLQPAVNATLPTHYTNLLLGDGAVVSYEPEYDSIDQILVFFVSSELGWIPGMQGLIVACLFAGTLSTISSALNAMTAVTLEDFIKPYRKWKARKYGRPVYKNDRRDTVVSKVLTCVYGICGTGLGIGAIGLGSLVVLGNTFLGVTGGPILGTFGVGMVYRRANGIGMLCGTLLGFAFALWIAAGAYVYKGVSGEVLAIYRLSFITYGFYSIVVTIVIGILASEVARLIVGKENIKRVDPKLLTKCVRPSHRYEEKPIRDDEEGEDVDAH; the protein is encoded by the exons ATGGCACCTCTTCAGCCGGCAGTCAATGCGACTTTACCGACAC ACTACACCAACCTTCTACTCGGTGATGGCGCTGTCGTAAGTTACGAACCTGAGTACGATTCAATAGATCAG ATTTTAGTCTTTTTTGTTAGCTCTGAATTGGGCTGGATTCCAGGAATGCAGGGACTGATTGTTGCCTGTCTTTTTGCCGGGACACTGAG TACAATATCATCTGCCCTAAATGCTATGACCGCAGTTACTCTCGAAGACTTTATCAAGCCTTATCGAAAATGGAAAGCACGTAAATACGGACGTCCCGTTTATAAGAATGATAGACGCGATACTGTTGTGTCCAAGGTCTTAA CCTGCGTCTATGGTATCTGTGGTACAGGTCTAGGCATCGGAGCCATTGGACTCGGCAGTCTTGTAGTACTCGGGAACACATTCCTCGGTGTCACTGGAGGACCAATCCTTGGAACATTTGGTGTTGGAATGGTGTACAGAAGGGCAAATGGAAT TGGAATGCTATGTGGAACTCTTCTTGGATTTGCCTTCGCTCTGTGGATTGCTGCTGGAGCCTATGTATACAAAGGCGTCTCCGGGGAAGTCTTAGCTATATACCGG CTGTCATTCATCACGTATGGTTTCTACTCAATCGTCGTGACCATTGTCATTGGCATTCTAGCGAGCGAAGTGGCACGACTTATTGTcggcaaagaaaatatcaaaagggTAGATCCGAAGTTGCTTACAAAATGTGTAAG ACCGTCTCACCGGTATGAAGAGAAACCAATCAGAGATGATGAAGAAGGAGAGGACGTCGATGCACACTGA